In Tenebrio molitor chromosome 8, icTenMoli1.1, whole genome shotgun sequence, a genomic segment contains:
- the LOC138137456 gene encoding facilitated trehalose transporter Tret1-like, with protein MPHTSQFSSLYQVLATLSALLIQTVVGINEGWPSVYGPVLLESFNITTSEEAWIVQAMNIGELLGCLVSLPAVDRFGRKISMLGASLPYLLAPTLLAYATSTPLFCLARLISGLAMGISNTTIFSYLGEISHPTIRGKLTMCLYILNLLGIVLINVLGSSLNIRNSSFSTVGIVIVFVLTFVWMPESPYFDVMKKNFDRARKSLVKLRGHPDVDEDLDQIKETVKIQTEHEGKFKDLFVVKSNRRALFVAFIVLSSKHLIVDGIIDAYGQTIFQILVPNVSPTLVIVVYYTLEIFTAFFASCLVDKLGRRPMILVALFASGLAILTVGIYLYLKLHTSTDLRYMNTVPATAIGESLQYFTVFSTPFLPLS; from the exons ATGCCTCACACGAGTCAATTCTCTTCACTTTACCAAGTCTTGGCAACACTTTCTG CACTACTGATACAAACAGTGGTTGGTATTAACGAAGGATGGCCTTCTGTATACGGTCCAGTTCTCTTAGAAAGCTTCAACATAACCACATCCGAAGAAGCGTGGATAGTCCAAGCCATGAACATTGGAGAACTACTTGGTTGTCTCGTTTCTTTACCTGCCGTTGACAGATTCGGACGCAAAATTAGTATGTTAGGTGCGTCACTACCGTATTTGCTAGCTCCCACATTACTAGCTTACGCTACCTCGACACCACTCTTTTGTTTGGCGCGATTAATCTCAGGCCTAGCAATGGGAATTTCGAACACCACCATATTTTCTTATTTGGGTGAAATTTCCCATCCCACGATCAGAGGAAAACTGACCATGTGCCTGTACATACTGAACTTGTTGGGAATCGTTTTGATAAACGTGCTGGGCTCAAGTTTGAACATACGAAACAGTTCTTTTTCGACAGTTGGAATTGTGATAGTGTTTGTCTTGACGTTCGTTTGGATGCCCGAAAGTCCCTACTTTGACGTGATGAAGAAGAATTTTGATAGAGCTAGGAAGTCACTGGTGAAGTTGAGAGGACATCCTGACGTTGACGAAGATCTCGACCAAATTAAAGAAACAGTGAAGATCCAAACTGAACACGAGGGAAAGTTTAAGGATTTGTTCGTCGTCAAGTCCAACAGGAGAGCTCTCTTCGTTGCTTTTATTGTATTAAGCAGCAAACACTTAATCGTCGATGGAATTATCGACGCTTACGGTCAAACCATTTTTCAGATTCTGGTCCCGAATGTTTCGCCAACGCTAGTAATTGTCGTGTACTACACCTTAGAGATATTCACCGCGTTCTTTGCTTCTTGTTTAGTCGACAAACTAGGACGAAGACCCATGATTCTGGTGGCACTCTTTGCTTCAGGTCTGGCGATTCTCACAGTTGGTATTTATCTTTATCTAAAACTGCACACGTCGACAGATCTCCGATATATGAATACTGTTCCAGCTACAGCTATAGGAGAgtctttgcaatattttacagTTTTCTCTACTCCATTCCTGCCACTATCTTGA